A stretch of DNA from Methanocalculus natronophilus:
CCCACTGCAGGCAGAGATACAGGGGAAGCGGATCGGTGTTCCTGCAGAGTTCTTTGGCGAAGGCGTAAACCCTGAGGTGGCTGATGTCGTCAGATCCGCAATAGACCGGCTTGCAGACCTTGGAGCAGAGGTTGTCTCCTGCACCATGCCGAGCATGCGGTATGCCCTTGCTGCCTACTATGTCACCTCAATGGGAGAGGCTGCATCCAATCTCGGGAGATATGATGGTGTCAGGTATGGGCCGGCACCTGAATTCTTCCGCCCCTGGCATGATGCCTACTCGCGTCTCAGAAAGGAGTATTTCTCTGAAGAGGTCAGGCGCCGGATCCTGCTTGGGACATTTTCCCTCTCTGCCGGATACCAGGGCAAATACTATGCAAAGGCCCAGAAGGCACGTTCTATGGTTCGCTCAGACTTTAACCGTCTCTTTGAAGAGGTTGATATCATCGCGGGACCGACGATGCCCTCGGTTGCCTTCCGGCTTGGAAAATCCTGTGACCCTCTCTCGATGTACCTGGCAGATATCCTGACGGTTCCTGCAAACCTTGCAGGCATCCCGGCAGTCTCGGTTCCCTGCGGAACAGCAGGCGGCCTGCCTGTCGGCCTCCAGCTGATGGGAAGGCACTTTGCAGAGGATGAAATCCTTGCGGCTGCACTTGCCTTTGAGGAGGGATCAGCATGACTGTCATCATCGGCCTTGAGATCCACTGTCAGCTGAATACACAAACCAAGCTTTTCTGCGGTTGTTCGACAGACTACCGGGAAGACGGACCAAACACCCATGTCTGTCCGGTCTGTCTCGGCCTTCCGGGTTCTCTCCCGATAACAAACAGGCAGGCTGTCATCTATGCCCTTCGTGTTGCAAAGGCGCTCCACTGCGAGGTTCCGGAGGTCTCGGAATTTGCCCGGAAGAACTACTTCTACCCGGATCTGGCAAAAGCCTACCAGATCACCCAGTATGACAAGCCCCTTGCGGTTGGCGGCTACATCGATATTGAGGGTGAAGATGGCGGCGAGAAGCGGATACAGCTTACCCGCATCCATATGGAAGAGGATCCCGGCCGCCTTCTCCATATGGGAAGCGGTGATCGCGGCCGCTACACTCTCGTCGACTACAACCGTTCCGGCGTTCCCTTAATCGAGATTGTGACTGAACCTGAGCTTTCATCCCCAAAAGAGGCGAGGAGATTTTTAAACAAACTCAGGGCAACACTTGAATATCTTGGAACCTTTGATTCTGAAAAAGAAGGCTCACTCAGGGTTGATGCGAATATATCCATCAAAGGTCATGAGCGGGTTGAGGTCAAGAACATCACCAGCTACAAGGGTGTTGAAAAGGCTCTTATGTTTGAGATTACCCGGCAGAAGGGGATGATCCGGAGGAATGCGACAATTGTGCGTGAGACACGGCATTACCAGGAAGCCCGCGGGGTCACTACATCAGCCCGTTCAAAAGAGTTTGAACATGACTACCGGTACTTCCCTGAGCCGGATCTCGCGCTTCTCAGGGTCAGTTCGTGGGTAGATGAGATTACCCTCCCCGAACTCCCTGATGCCAGGCTGGATCGGTTTATGAAGGACTATGGCCTCTCGAAAAACCATGCACGCACCCTGACAGGCGATCTCAGGCTTGCAGACTTTTTCGAGGAGGTCTGCACCGGTATCCCGGAGATTGCAGCTCCCTGGACTGCTGATATCCTGCTTGGAGAGCTGAACTACCGTGATATGCCCATCTCAAAGGTTCCGGTACAGGCGTTTCGATCTCTTCTCATGGAGGTGAAGAAAGCCTCTGTCACAGACAAATCCGCTGTTGAGGTACTGAGACTGATGCTGAACCAGGTGATGGACGGCACTCCTCCTGAGATGGCAGACGAGATCATCGCCCGGCTTGGCCTGGCAAAAGAAGAAGGAGATTCAATTGTGGAGATTGTCACCTCGGTTCTTGCAGAGCATGAGGCTGCTGTCGCTGATCACCGTGCAGGAAAGCCCGGGGCGATCAACTTCCTTGTCGGCCAGGTGATGAAAGCAACGAGAGGAAGAGCTGATCCAAAAGAGATTGGACGGATCATAGGGGATCTCCTGAAAGAATAGAAGCGGGGACGTGTTTGTTGTGCACCTGATAATAGCTGAGAAAAATATTGCAGCACGGAGGATAGCTGAGATCCTCGCAGGAAAGGAGAAGGTCCAGGCGAAAAAGGATGGGGCAGCCAACCTCTATATTTTTGGAGATACCCGTGTGATCGGCCTTCGCGGCCATGTTGTCGAGGTTGATTTCGAACCAGGATATGACAACTGGCGCAGTACAACCCACCCTCCCCGCACCCTGATTGACGCAGGCATCATCAAGCGGCCGACAGAGAAGAAGATCGTGGCAATCCTTCAGAAAATCGCAAGGAAAGCTGAATCTGTCACGATTGCAACCGATTATGACACCGAAGGCGAACTGATCGGCAAGGAAGCCTATGAACTTGTCCGTGCCGTCAACAGGGACGTTGCAATCGATCGTGCCCGGTTCTCAGCTATCACGGCAGAAGAGATAAAAAAGGCCTTTTCTGAAACAAATCCTCTCGACTTTCATCTTGCAGCAGCAGGAGAGACCCGCCAGATTGTTGATCTTGTCTGGGGAGCATCACTGACCCGTTTCATCTCGATTGCAGCAAAACGGGGTGGCGGGAACATCCTCTCTGTTGGCCGTGTCCAGAGCCCGACGCTGGCGATGATCGTCGAACGCGAACGGGAGATCGAGGCTTTTGTTCCGGAGACGTACTGGATGGTCAGGCTTCTGACAGAGCGGGACGATTCCCCCTTTGAGGCACGGCATACGCATGGCAGGTTCAAAGAGAAGAAAGAGGCCGAGGCTGCGGTTCAGGCATCAGTTCCCCCGCTTACCGTCACCGACGTGATCGAAGGCGAGAAGAATGATCGCGCCCCATCCCCTCTTGATACAACAACCCTGATTGTTGCTGCCGGGCGTCTTGGTTATTCTGCTGCAAATGCGATGCGGGTGGCAGAAGATCTCTATATGAACGGGTACATCTCCTATCCGAGAACTGACAACACCGTCTACCCAAAGAGCCTGAACCTCCGGGGGATCGTCACTGATCTCTCACGGGGAGTGTTTGCAGAGGATGGACGGTGGGTAACTGCCAATATGCGGCAAAACCCGACCCGCGGCAAGAAAGAGACAACAGATCACCCGCCCATACACCCTGTAAGCTATGGGAGCCCTGATCAGATCGGTGAGGGGGCATGGAAACTCTATGAGTTCATTGTCAGGAGATATTTTGCAACCCTCTCTCCTGATGCGAAATGGAAAACCCAGAAAGTCAATCTTCTAGCTGGCAGTGAACACTATACCACAACCGGCAGCCGGCTGCATGTTCCCGGGTACAGATCAGTATACCCGTACTCTGATGCAAAAGAGCTGGTGCTGCCAAAACTCGCAGAAGGGATGGTGCTCCCAATCAATGCTGTTCACCTGGATGAGAAGGAGACAAAGCCGCCCGCACGCTACACCCAGAGCCGCCTGATCCAGAAGATGGAGGAGCTTGGACTCGGTACAAAGAGCACCCGGCATGAGGTGATCCAGAAACTGATTGCCAGGAAGTACATCGAAGGTAACCCGCTTCGTCCGACACTTGTCGGACGTGCAGTCACCGATACGCTCTCTGAGTATGCAGATACCATCACAAAACCCGGGATGACCAGGTCACTTGAAGACCATATGAACCAGATCAAGGTCAATACGAAGGGAAAAACAGAGGTTATTGAAGAATCCCGAGAGATGCTGAACCGTGTCTTCGACCAGCTCGAGGAGAACGAGGAGCTGATTGGCCGCGATATCATGGAGATGACGGTGGAGGAGTCGATGATTGGTCCATGCCCGTCATGCGGCCATCAGCTTCGTATCAGGAGGATGGGGAGTTCCCAGTTTATCGGGTGTATGCACTATCCGGACTGCAGCTTCAACATCAGCCTGCCACCCGGGACGTGGGGTGGTGCCGTCAGGACAAAAGATCTCTGCCCGGAACATAATCTCCATCATATCAGGCTTGTCAGAAAAGGGGCACGGCCATGGGATCTCGGCTGCCCTCTCTGTTCGCATATTGAATCAAACAGGGAGGCTCTTGCTATGATTCCGGACTGTACAGGTGACCGCATCAAAAAACTTCATGCCAATCATCTCTATGCAATAACGGACATAACAAACCTGCAGGCAGAAGAGCTTGCCCGAATTCTGGGGATATCGGAAACGGCAGCAGAATCGCTACGGAGGGGTGCAGAGGAGGTCATTGAACGGCTCAGGCGGAGAACCGGGATGAAGAAGTTCATCCGGAGCCATATCGCACCAAGAAGAGGGAGAAGTCCGGCAAAGGTTGCCAAAACACTCTATGAGGCAGGTGTTGAGGATATCACTGCGCTTGGTGGCGCTGACCCAAATCTCCTGAAACAGGCAGGTATAAGCGATGATGAAGCGGCAACACTGCTGCAGGCGGCAAAAAAGGAGAGTGATACACGAATTCTCCGTGAGATTGGTATACCTGCTGTCTCCCTGAAAAAATACCAGGCTGCCGGGATCTCTGCTCCAGAGGACTTTATGCGGATACACCCGGCAGGAATTGCGCTTGCATCCGGTGTTACCATCGAGACTGTGATAAAGCATGTCTCACTCGTCTGCGACTATTATCAGCAGCCCGCACCGGAAAAGATCAGTAAAGCCGCATTTGAAAAAGGACAAAAAGAGCTTGTAGAGATCCCCGGTATCGGGGATTCCACCCTGAGAAAACTTGCGGATGCTGGCATTTATAATAAAAAAACACTTCTTGCCGCAGAGGGTGATCTTTTCGGACTGTCGGGAGATGTTGTATCAAAATTGCAAAAGGAGGCGGCATGAGCATGAACTGGAAAGACTGGGTTCATATCACAAAGCTTGATCCGGATCGCCATCTGGATATAGCTGCCATCGAGACGGTGGCAACGAGCGGAACAGACGCACTGATGCTTTCGGGCACACTCAATGTCACCCCGGAAAACCTGACCGAACTCTATGACTGTGTCAGGGATTACTCCCTTCCAATCGTCGTGGAACCAGCAGATCCCGGTGGTGCACGGTTTGATGGGATGGATCTCGTCTTTGTGCCGAGTGTTTTGAATGCCTCGCATCCCCGGTGGATCGTCGGCCAGCACAAAGCCTGGGTTCAAAGATACAAGATAGACTGGAACCGGGTTGTTCCTGAGGCTTATATCGTCCTGAACCCGGCATCCTCTGTAGCAAAAGTGACGGGATCAGACTGCGGGCTTGCACCTGATGAGGTTGCTGCCTATGCAACTGTTGCAGACCGGTACTTTGGATTTCCTGTTGTCTATATCGAATATTCCGGCACCTATGGGGATCCAAATGTCGTGAAGGCGGTATCAGAGGCCGTCTCTGATGCGCGAATCTTTTACGGTGGAGGAATCAACAGCGCAGAGCGTGCGCTTGAGATGAGTGCTTTTGCAGATACAATCGTTGTCGGCAACGCCGTCTATGAAGCAGGAATCGATGCATTGAAGGCGACTGTCCGGGCGGTCAGGTGAGGGATGCCGACTGTTGATATTGTCCTCGTTGAACCTCTCTATGAAGGAAATGTCGGGTTTACCGCGCGGGTCATGAAGAACTTTGGGTTCTCCAACCTGGTTCTTGTCAACCCCTGCGACCTTGGAGACGAGGCGATTGCCCGTTCCTCCCATGCCAGGGATCTGCTTGCCAGGGCAGAGCGCCTCTCCCTTGATGAAGTCTTTGCACGGAGTGCAGTGACTATTGCCACCACCGGTACGCTGGGCAAATCAGTGACAAATCCGATGAGGATGCCGTATTATTCTCCCGCAGAACTCCGTGAGATAATCGCGCCGGTGGACGGGCGCGTCTCCATCCTCTTTGGGAGGGAGAACTGGGGGCTGAATAACGAGGAGATACGGGAGTCTGATATCATCTGCACCATACCGACATCAGAGGAGTACCCGATAGTCAATATCTCCCATGCGGTTGGAATCGTCTGCTATGAACTGGCAAACCTTCCAAGGGGTGAGTACCTGCTGGCATCCCGGCTTGAGATGGACTGCCTTTTTGGGCATATCAGCTCGTTTCTGGACAGGATCTCACACCCCCCGGAGAAGCGGGCAACCACGCTCCTGTTGATCAGGCGGATACTCGGCAGGACGCAGCTCACCGCACGTGAGGCAAGTACCCTGCATGGACTCATGAGACGGACAGAATGGCATCTTGACAATCCGGAAGGAAGCGATAAATCGGATCAGGTGCCACCTGACAGTAATGATCCTTGTTGACTGGCAGATCATCGACCGGGTGAATCGCGGGCATATTCTCATTGATCCCTATAACCCGGCGCTGGTTCAGCCAAACTCCCTTGATATCCGGCTTGGAAACCATTTTGTCTGGTACCGCTCCGGTGACACGGTTATTGACCCCTATGACAGGACGAGCATCGAATCGGAGACTGAAGAGATGGTTTCTGATCACTTTGATATCCAGCCGGGGATGTTTGTATTAGCCGAGACGCTGGAAGTGATCGGTCTTCCGGATAATATCGTTGCATCCATTGAAGGGAAGAGCAGCATCGCACGGTTTGGGGTTGAGCTTCACCAGACAGGCGGCTGGATTGACGCTGGCTTTCGGGGAACTATCACGCTTGAGATGTGTAACGTGAATGTCCGGCCGGTCCGGGTCTATGCAGGCATGCCGATTGGCCAGCTCGTCTTTTACACAACCGAACGCGCGGCAACACCCTATGATAAAAAACCTGATGCAAAATATATGGATCAGCGGCAGGCAACCCTCTCCCGGTACGCAGGGAATAAGCGGCCGGATTGAATTGGTATATAATATATCGATACGCATACGTACTCGGATTTGGGAAGGTTTACAATGCGGCTTCTTCTGATACATTCGGATTACATTGAGTATAAGGCACAGAAGAAGACGGCGATGGCAGAAGAGGATATCCGGCCACAGGACTCCTTTGAAGATGCCCTCACCGCCTTCTGTGCAGTAGAATCAGTCGACGAGGAGGATATCGGGGATGTTGTCTCACAGGCAGCAGGCGAGATCCTCGGAACTGCGGAAAAGGTTGGTGCGTTCCGGGTGATGATCTATCCCTATGCCCACCTCTCAACAGATCTCGCCTCTCCACAACAGGCAGTACATGCTCTTGTGGCACTTGAAAAGGCACTTGAAGGGTCAATCGAGGTGAAACGGGCGCCATTTGGCTGGTATAAGTCATTTACGATCTCCTGCAAGGGTCATCCCCTCTCGGAACTCTCGCGAACTATTCTCCCAGGCGGATCAGATCAGCCAAAGAAAGAGGTTGCCCGCGAGTGGTTTGTGCTCACCCCGGAAGGAGAGAGGAAAGATATTGGGGAGTACCAGCATGACTCGGACTTCAGCCGGCTTATTGCAAAAGAGACAGGTTCTGCGGTATCGGTTGGGGGAGAACCTGTTCATGTCGATCTGATGCGGGCAAAGGAGCTTGTCGATTACGAGGTGCGATCAGATGTTGGTAACCTGCGATGGCTGCCACGTGGCAAGCTGATCCGGGATCTCCTCGCAGACTACTGCCTGAATACAGTGCTTGAGTATGGCGGATCCCCTGTTGAAACACCGGTGATGTATGATCTGGGTGATCCTGCCATCAATGAGCATGCCGGGAAGTTCGGGGAGCGGCAGTACCGGTTCAAATCAAATAACCGGAATATGATGCTCAGGTTTGCAGCCTGCTTTGGGATGTTCTCAATTATGCATGATATGCATATATCGCCAAACAACCTCCCGATGAAGATGTACGAGCTCTCGACGTACTCGTTTCGGCATGAGCAGAAGGGTGAGGTGATCGGATTAAAGCGCCTCAGGACCTTTACCATGCCGGATATGCATACCCTGACAAAGGATATGGCAGATGCCCTCTCCTGCTTTGAAGAGCAGCTGATGATGGGATGGAAGAGCGGGGAGGATCTTGGAACCCCCCTTGAAGGAGTCTTCCGCTGTACACGCGATTTCTACGAGGATCATGCCGACTGGGTCCAAAACCTTGCCCGGATCTCGGGCAGGCCCCTTCTCATTGAGATCATCTCAAACCGCGTCCACTACTGGATTGCAAAGATTGACCTGGCAGCAATCGACAGCCAGGATCGGCCCATTGAAAACCCGACAGTCCAGATTGATGTTGAGAGTGCAGAGAGGTTTGCCATCTCGTATACGGATCGTGATGGGGCCGTTGTCCACCCGCCGATCCTCCACTGTTCGCCAACCGGATCCATTGAGCGGGTCATCTGTGCAATCCTTGAAGGGACAGCACGGATGGATGTCCCCTCGTTTCCGGTCTGGCTTGCTCCGACCCAGGTACGGGTGCTCCCGGTCTCCCAGAAGAACCAGCATTATGCCGACATGGTCTATGCCGACCTGAAAAAATCAGGTATCCGTGCTGATCTTGATGACAGGGATGAGTCCGTTGGCAAAAAGATCCGGGATGCCGGTATGGACTGGGTGCCGTATGTTGTTGTCATCGGTGACAAGGAGGAGAGTTCCGGTCTCCTGACGGTGACAGTCAGGGCGAAGTCTGAGCCAAAGAAGCCGTATAAAGAACAAATGACACCTGACGAACTCATTGCTGCCATCAGATCTGTTACTGCCGGCCTGCCCTTCCGCCCGCTCTATACGCAGCCGCTCCTCTCGAAGAAGCCCCATTATATCTGATAACCCCCCTTTTTTGTATGCCCGCAACGGTCTCCTCGGTCACCTGCAGCACCTATGACGAGCAGGCGATCGACTCTTCTGTCAGATCTGCAATCGATCTCCTTGGAGGCATTGAATCCTTTGTCAGCCCCGGTATGACTGTCTTTCTCAAACCAAACCTTCTTGCGGGCGTTGATCCTGCCAGGGCAGTGACCACGCACCCGGCAGTCACGAGGGCAGTTGCCCGGTTACTGACTGATTATGGATGCAGGGTAGTGATCGGCGACAGTCCGGGTGCGGGCATCCGCTATACTGCGGCATCTCTTCAGAGGGTATACACACGATCCGGGATTGCATCCCTTGCGGCTATGCCGGGCGTCTCACTTAATATGGATATCTCCCATACAACCGTTCCCTCGCGGGATGGAAGAGTCGTGAAACGTTTTCTTGCTCTCTCCCCTGCAGTTGCAGCAGATGCGATCATCTCGCTCTCAAAGCCGAAGACACATCTTCTGACGACCTATACGGGTGCGGTAAAAAACATCTTTGGAATCGTTCCCGGTCATGAAAAGTCTCTCTTTCATACCCGGTTTCCAGAGGCGCCCGGGTTTTCTGAGATGCTCATTGACCTGACTACAGCTGTTGTACCTGTTCTCCACCTGATGGATGGGGTTGTCGGGATGGAGGGGAACGGGCCGATGGCAGGCACACCACGGGATCTTGGGTATATCTTTGCTTCACGCAATCCCCATGCGCTTGACAGGCTTGTATGCAGGACCATCGGTATTGCCGAAGACCTTGTTCCGACAATTCAGGCGGCAGGAGCGCGTGGTCTTCTGGATGATGATCTGGTGGTAGTCGGCGACAATCCTGATTCTGGAGCAATCCGGCCGTTTCGCCTCCCGGATACACAGCGTCCGGCAGGTCTGAGGATGAAGATTGCACGAAAGATCCTTGCCCGTGCCCAGAAAAGCTGCATAGTCCTGGCACCCCGCCCGGTTGTTGAACAAACCGTATGCACCGGGTGTGGTGCATGTCAGCGGATCTGTCCAGCTGGTGTAATCACGCTTGAGGAGAGGAAAGCCGCAATCGATCTCTCCCGCTGCATCCGGTGCTACTGCTGCCATGAGTCCTGTGAAGATGCGGCGATACAGATCAAAGATAGCTGTATCTACCGCTTTCTCTTTGGCAGGCGGCAGTAGTTATTACCTCCCGAACCAAACGGTACTGAATGGTTCAGCTGACGGTCGATATCGGTGGCCGCCCGGGTCTTGACTGCCGGGGCTACTGCTCGTACTGTTACTTCAGGCATATGAAGAACCTGGATACACCACCGTTTGGGTGCAGGTACTGTCTTGTGGTTCTGAAGGGGTGTGAGTACTGTACACGGGGGGTCAGAGAGGAATATTCGGGCTTTAAACCCCTCCGTGAGGTGGCAGATGCCGTACTGGCAGATATCCAGTCTCTACGGGGCGAGATCACAAGAATCACGATCAGTGGGGGCGGTGATCCGAGCTGTTACCCGGACTTCCGGGATCTGATCGAGCTGCTCGCAAGCCTGGAGGCGCCTCTGCATATCGGGTATACGAGCGGAAAAGGCTTTGATGATCCCGATATTGCAGATTTTCTGATCGAGTCGGGCTTAGCTGAGATCTCTTTTACTGTCTTTGCAGCAGATCCGGATCTCAGGCGGCAGTATATGCATGATCCCTCGCCGGATGCATCGCTTGAGGTTCTGCGGCGCCTGGCAGAAAAGATCGATGTCTATGCAGCATCTGTTGTTCTCCCCGGCGTCAATGACGGGGATGTGCTTCTTGAGACATGCCGGTGGCTTGAGCAGCAGGGTGTGAAAGGACATATCCTGATGCGTTTTGCCAATGCGAGCGATCAGGGTCTTATCCTTGGGAATGAACCAATCATTGCTGATCAAAATGTCCAGTCTGTGAAAGAGTTTGCAGCTATGGTTGCAACTGCAGCCGGCTCCTGTCGCATGAAG
This window harbors:
- the gatA gene encoding Asp-tRNA(Asn)/Glu-tRNA(Gln) amidotransferase subunit GatA — translated: MGGRFVFEKPDPHNAFITRCMDVAYGDGPLSGIPIGIKDNISTAGIPTTCASKILEGYIPPYDAHVITLLRSAGAAIVGKTNMDEFGMGTTTENSAYGPTQNPADPTRAPGGSSGGSAAAVASGLVRMALGTDTGGSIRCPASFCGIVGLKPTYGRVSRHGLIAYANSFEQIGPLARNVGDCALLYSVIAGYDPKDGTSLDLPPPAPLQAEIQGKRIGVPAEFFGEGVNPEVADVVRSAIDRLADLGAEVVSCTMPSMRYALAAYYVTSMGEAASNLGRYDGVRYGPAPEFFRPWHDAYSRLRKEYFSEEVRRRILLGTFSLSAGYQGKYYAKAQKARSMVRSDFNRLFEEVDIIAGPTMPSVAFRLGKSCDPLSMYLADILTVPANLAGIPAVSVPCGTAGGLPVGLQLMGRHFAEDEILAAALAFEEGSA
- the gatB gene encoding Asp-tRNA(Asn)/Glu-tRNA(Gln) amidotransferase subunit GatB gives rise to the protein MTVIIGLEIHCQLNTQTKLFCGCSTDYREDGPNTHVCPVCLGLPGSLPITNRQAVIYALRVAKALHCEVPEVSEFARKNYFYPDLAKAYQITQYDKPLAVGGYIDIEGEDGGEKRIQLTRIHMEEDPGRLLHMGSGDRGRYTLVDYNRSGVPLIEIVTEPELSSPKEARRFLNKLRATLEYLGTFDSEKEGSLRVDANISIKGHERVEVKNITSYKGVEKALMFEITRQKGMIRRNATIVRETRHYQEARGVTTSARSKEFEHDYRYFPEPDLALLRVSSWVDEITLPELPDARLDRFMKDYGLSKNHARTLTGDLRLADFFEEVCTGIPEIAAPWTADILLGELNYRDMPISKVPVQAFRSLLMEVKKASVTDKSAVEVLRLMLNQVMDGTPPEMADEIIARLGLAKEEGDSIVEIVTSVLAEHEAAVADHRAGKPGAINFLVGQVMKATRGRADPKEIGRIIGDLLKE
- a CDS encoding DNA topoisomerase I codes for the protein MHLIIAEKNIAARRIAEILAGKEKVQAKKDGAANLYIFGDTRVIGLRGHVVEVDFEPGYDNWRSTTHPPRTLIDAGIIKRPTEKKIVAILQKIARKAESVTIATDYDTEGELIGKEAYELVRAVNRDVAIDRARFSAITAEEIKKAFSETNPLDFHLAAAGETRQIVDLVWGASLTRFISIAAKRGGGNILSVGRVQSPTLAMIVEREREIEAFVPETYWMVRLLTERDDSPFEARHTHGRFKEKKEAEAAVQASVPPLTVTDVIEGEKNDRAPSPLDTTTLIVAAGRLGYSAANAMRVAEDLYMNGYISYPRTDNTVYPKSLNLRGIVTDLSRGVFAEDGRWVTANMRQNPTRGKKETTDHPPIHPVSYGSPDQIGEGAWKLYEFIVRRYFATLSPDAKWKTQKVNLLAGSEHYTTTGSRLHVPGYRSVYPYSDAKELVLPKLAEGMVLPINAVHLDEKETKPPARYTQSRLIQKMEELGLGTKSTRHEVIQKLIARKYIEGNPLRPTLVGRAVTDTLSEYADTITKPGMTRSLEDHMNQIKVNTKGKTEVIEESREMLNRVFDQLEENEELIGRDIMEMTVEESMIGPCPSCGHQLRIRRMGSSQFIGCMHYPDCSFNISLPPGTWGGAVRTKDLCPEHNLHHIRLVRKGARPWDLGCPLCSHIESNREALAMIPDCTGDRIKKLHANHLYAITDITNLQAEELARILGISETAAESLRRGAEEVIERLRRRTGMKKFIRSHIAPRRGRSPAKVAKTLYEAGVEDITALGGADPNLLKQAGISDDEAATLLQAAKKESDTRILREIGIPAVSLKKYQAAGISAPEDFMRIHPAGIALASGVTIETVIKHVSLVCDYYQQPAPEKISKAAFEKGQKELVEIPGIGDSTLRKLADAGIYNKKTLLAAEGDLFGLSGDVVSKLQKEAA
- a CDS encoding phosphoglycerol geranylgeranyltransferase produces the protein MSMNWKDWVHITKLDPDRHLDIAAIETVATSGTDALMLSGTLNVTPENLTELYDCVRDYSLPIVVEPADPGGARFDGMDLVFVPSVLNASHPRWIVGQHKAWVQRYKIDWNRVVPEAYIVLNPASSVAKVTGSDCGLAPDEVAAYATVADRYFGFPVVYIEYSGTYGDPNVVKAVSEAVSDARIFYGGGINSAERALEMSAFADTIVVGNAVYEAGIDALKATVRAVR
- a CDS encoding RNA methyltransferase gives rise to the protein MPTVDIVLVEPLYEGNVGFTARVMKNFGFSNLVLVNPCDLGDEAIARSSHARDLLARAERLSLDEVFARSAVTIATTGTLGKSVTNPMRMPYYSPAELREIIAPVDGRVSILFGRENWGLNNEEIRESDIICTIPTSEEYPIVNISHAVGIVCYELANLPRGEYLLASRLEMDCLFGHISSFLDRISHPPEKRATTLLLIRRILGRTQLTAREASTLHGLMRRTEWHLDNPEGSDKSDQVPPDSNDPC
- the dcd gene encoding dCTP deaminase, encoding MILVDWQIIDRVNRGHILIDPYNPALVQPNSLDIRLGNHFVWYRSGDTVIDPYDRTSIESETEEMVSDHFDIQPGMFVLAETLEVIGLPDNIVASIEGKSSIARFGVELHQTGGWIDAGFRGTITLEMCNVNVRPVRVYAGMPIGQLVFYTTERAATPYDKKPDAKYMDQRQATLSRYAGNKRPD
- a CDS encoding threonine--tRNA ligase is translated as MRLLLIHSDYIEYKAQKKTAMAEEDIRPQDSFEDALTAFCAVESVDEEDIGDVVSQAAGEILGTAEKVGAFRVMIYPYAHLSTDLASPQQAVHALVALEKALEGSIEVKRAPFGWYKSFTISCKGHPLSELSRTILPGGSDQPKKEVAREWFVLTPEGERKDIGEYQHDSDFSRLIAKETGSAVSVGGEPVHVDLMRAKELVDYEVRSDVGNLRWLPRGKLIRDLLADYCLNTVLEYGGSPVETPVMYDLGDPAINEHAGKFGERQYRFKSNNRNMMLRFAACFGMFSIMHDMHISPNNLPMKMYELSTYSFRHEQKGEVIGLKRLRTFTMPDMHTLTKDMADALSCFEEQLMMGWKSGEDLGTPLEGVFRCTRDFYEDHADWVQNLARISGRPLLIEIISNRVHYWIAKIDLAAIDSQDRPIENPTVQIDVESAERFAISYTDRDGAVVHPPILHCSPTGSIERVICAILEGTARMDVPSFPVWLAPTQVRVLPVSQKNQHYADMVYADLKKSGIRADLDDRDESVGKKIRDAGMDWVPYVVVIGDKEESSGLLTVTVRAKSEPKKPYKEQMTPDELIAAIRSVTAGLPFRPLYTQPLLSKKPHYI
- a CDS encoding DUF362 domain-containing protein → MPATVSSVTCSTYDEQAIDSSVRSAIDLLGGIESFVSPGMTVFLKPNLLAGVDPARAVTTHPAVTRAVARLLTDYGCRVVIGDSPGAGIRYTAASLQRVYTRSGIASLAAMPGVSLNMDISHTTVPSRDGRVVKRFLALSPAVAADAIISLSKPKTHLLTTYTGAVKNIFGIVPGHEKSLFHTRFPEAPGFSEMLIDLTTAVVPVLHLMDGVVGMEGNGPMAGTPRDLGYIFASRNPHALDRLVCRTIGIAEDLVPTIQAAGARGLLDDDLVVVGDNPDSGAIRPFRLPDTQRPAGLRMKIARKILARAQKSCIVLAPRPVVEQTVCTGCGACQRICPAGVITLEERKAAIDLSRCIRCYCCHESCEDAAIQIKDSCIYRFLFGRRQ
- the mmp10 gene encoding methyl coenzyme M reductase-arginine methyltransferase Mmp10 (Mmp10 (methanogenesis marker protein 10) is a cobalamin-requiring radical SAM methyltransferase that creates the methylarginine modification to methyl coenzyme M reductase.), with product MVQLTVDIGGRPGLDCRGYCSYCYFRHMKNLDTPPFGCRYCLVVLKGCEYCTRGVREEYSGFKPLREVADAVLADIQSLRGEITRITISGGGDPSCYPDFRDLIELLASLEAPLHIGYTSGKGFDDPDIADFLIESGLAEISFTVFAADPDLRRQYMHDPSPDASLEVLRRLAEKIDVYAASVVLPGVNDGDVLLETCRWLEQQGVKGHILMRFANASDQGLILGNEPIIADQNVQSVKEFAAMVATAAGSCRMKVSGTPLLDTEFDSPFAIRNEPDLLSLLPRIEGSATVVTGSVAAPFIRDILSACGGGDVVAVAKEIACLITADDLATLDLFLLSDTVIIPGRSFVFLPEAESILSRDGKARQVIRGPETLTADAETSMGMTREGVLEMEISGFSDLIRLINQYGGK